A window from Halomicrobium urmianum encodes these proteins:
- a CDS encoding PAS domain S-box protein — protein sequence MSGRARRSAVGAAGDGAGAHAGPQTTAGRRHRRRAAEDVLGFERNLVRLYDPETGALEPVARTDAVADEMPERPTYAVDEGLPGEAFQAGETLVIEDHEERSDDDDRGPHRSSAYLPLGEHGVLCLGSERADAFDETDVSMAEILAANAADALDRVDRERELRRYRTVVEHGRDMMFVLDEDCAFDLVTRPLADRLGYDRPSLRARSPRSLIADADAVDGIDDAIDRLRGGEADDVAVETDLLTAEGDRLPVEIDLSLLPDEGGRHGVVGVVRDRTDLRRARERLRDEQDRFSYLFDSLPDPVVETEFVDGRPRVRSVNPAFEDVFGYDAASIRDRNLNDLLLPPDEDVRATARALGRRAEQGQIVHAEVRRRTDDGYRDFLFRGIPFDRGDGGRWGFGIYTDISDQRERERRIQVLNRVLRHNLRNDMTVVLGVADYLREALDGEPADRVGLLERTAESLVRMSERAREVERAVRSGDREPVDVADVAADVAAEFSASSGADVRTDVVDTALAGDERLRTALRELLENAVRHNEAPSVAVGVRTDDRTVEVSVSDDGAGIPDRELAVVVGDAEITQLTHSRGLGLWLVKWTTASMGGTVEFDRDGGTTVTLTLPRADA from the coding sequence GTGTCCGGGCGAGCCCGACGATCCGCTGTCGGGGCTGCTGGAGACGGCGCGGGCGCTCATGCTGGCCCACAGACCACGGCAGGTCGCCGACATCGTCGCCGCGCGGCCGAGGACGTCCTCGGCTTCGAGCGGAATCTGGTCCGCCTCTACGACCCGGAGACGGGCGCTCTGGAACCGGTCGCGAGGACGGACGCGGTCGCCGACGAGATGCCCGAACGCCCCACGTACGCGGTCGACGAGGGGCTACCGGGCGAGGCCTTCCAGGCCGGCGAGACGCTGGTGATCGAGGACCACGAGGAGCGGTCGGACGACGACGACCGCGGGCCCCACCGCTCGTCGGCCTACCTCCCGCTCGGCGAACACGGGGTGCTGTGTCTCGGCAGCGAGCGGGCGGACGCCTTCGACGAGACCGACGTCTCGATGGCGGAGATCCTGGCGGCGAACGCGGCCGACGCGCTGGACCGCGTCGATCGCGAGCGGGAACTGCGCCGCTACCGGACCGTCGTCGAGCACGGCCGGGACATGATGTTCGTCCTCGACGAGGACTGCGCGTTCGACCTCGTGACCCGCCCGCTGGCCGACCGGCTCGGGTACGACCGGCCGTCCCTGCGGGCCCGCTCGCCGCGGTCACTGATCGCCGATGCCGACGCCGTCGACGGGATCGACGACGCGATCGATCGGCTCCGCGGGGGCGAGGCGGACGACGTCGCCGTCGAGACGGACCTGCTGACCGCCGAGGGCGACCGCCTGCCCGTGGAGATCGACCTGTCGCTGCTCCCCGACGAGGGCGGCCGTCACGGCGTCGTCGGCGTCGTCCGCGACCGGACGGACCTGCGCCGGGCGCGCGAGCGGCTCCGGGACGAGCAGGACCGCTTCTCGTACCTGTTCGACAGCCTGCCGGACCCGGTCGTCGAGACGGAGTTCGTCGACGGCCGGCCGCGCGTCCGGTCGGTCAACCCCGCCTTCGAGGACGTGTTCGGCTACGACGCGGCGTCGATCCGGGACCGGAACCTCAACGACCTCCTCCTCCCGCCGGACGAGGACGTCCGCGCGACGGCCCGCGCCCTCGGCCGGCGGGCCGAGCAGGGCCAGATCGTTCACGCCGAGGTCCGACGCCGGACCGACGACGGCTACCGGGACTTCCTGTTCCGGGGGATCCCCTTCGACCGCGGCGACGGCGGACGGTGGGGCTTCGGCATCTACACGGACATCTCCGACCAGCGGGAGCGCGAGCGGCGCATTCAGGTGCTCAACCGGGTCCTCCGGCACAACCTGCGCAACGACATGACCGTCGTCCTCGGCGTGGCCGACTACCTCCGGGAGGCGCTCGACGGGGAGCCGGCCGACCGCGTCGGGCTGCTGGAACGGACCGCCGAGTCGCTGGTCCGGATGAGCGAGCGAGCCCGCGAGGTCGAGCGCGCGGTCCGCTCCGGCGACCGCGAGCCGGTCGACGTCGCGGACGTCGCCGCCGACGTCGCCGCGGAGTTCTCGGCGTCGAGCGGCGCCGACGTCCGGACTGACGTCGTCGACACCGCCCTGGCCGGCGACGAGCGACTGCGGACGGCCCTGCGGGAGCTCCTGGAGAACGCCGTCCGGCACAACGAGGCCCCGTCCGTGGCGGTCGGCGTCCGGACCGACGACCGGACCGTCGAGGTGTCCGTCTCGGACGACGGCGCGGGCATCCCGGACCGGGAGCTCGCCGTCGTCGTCGGCGACGCGGAGATAACCCAGCTCACACACAGCAGAGGGCTGGGGCTGTGGCTGGTCAAGTGGACCACGGCGTCGATGGGCGGCACCGTCGAGTTCGACCGCGACGGGGGAACGACCGTGACGCTGACGCTGCCGCGAGCGGACGCCTAG
- the gcvPB gene encoding aminomethyl-transferring glycine dehydrogenase subunit GcvPB, whose protein sequence is MHYSQARWTDDEERYEPLLSEKDTTAVSTDDSPLPDDLTRDSLELPALSEPELARHYTRLSQTNYGVDSGPFPLGSCTMKYNPKFTEALAGDSRAALHPDRPEETAQGTLAVMHRLQDYLGRIGGMDAVSLQPPAGAAGEFAGILVAKAYHEANGDDGRSEVIVPDSAHGTNFASAAMAGYDVVELASDDDGRMDLDALEAAVGDETAALMLTNPNTLGLFERDIEAIADVVHDAGGLLYYDGANLNALLGRARPGDMGFDVMHFNLHKTFATPHGGGGPGAGPIGVTEELAEFLPAPQVRERDGEDGYELSEPERSIGKVHGFQGNWQVLLRAYGYVARLGDEGLRDTSAKAVLNANYLAEQVDFEVPFGPFHHEFVASAGDRDAADVAKRMLDYGVHPPTTKWPEIVPEALMTEPTEAESKRTLDQLADAFDAVAAEDDETLADAPESTAARRIDQVAAAREPRLSWHALE, encoded by the coding sequence ATGCACTACTCGCAAGCGCGCTGGACGGACGACGAGGAGCGCTACGAACCGCTGCTCTCGGAGAAAGACACCACGGCGGTGTCGACCGACGACTCCCCGCTGCCGGACGATCTGACGCGGGACTCGCTGGAGCTACCCGCCCTCTCGGAGCCGGAGCTGGCGCGCCACTACACGCGGCTCTCGCAGACGAACTACGGCGTCGACAGCGGCCCGTTCCCGCTGGGCTCCTGCACGATGAAGTACAACCCGAAGTTCACGGAGGCGCTGGCGGGCGACTCCCGGGCCGCGCTCCACCCCGACAGGCCCGAAGAGACCGCGCAGGGAACGCTGGCGGTCATGCACCGCCTGCAGGACTACCTGGGCCGGATCGGCGGGATGGACGCCGTCTCGCTCCAGCCGCCGGCCGGCGCCGCGGGCGAGTTCGCCGGCATCCTCGTCGCGAAGGCCTACCACGAGGCCAACGGCGACGACGGACGTAGTGAAGTGATCGTCCCCGACTCCGCGCACGGCACCAACTTCGCCAGCGCGGCGATGGCCGGCTACGACGTCGTCGAACTGGCCAGCGACGACGACGGGCGGATGGACCTGGACGCACTGGAGGCCGCCGTCGGCGACGAGACGGCCGCGCTGATGCTCACTAACCCCAACACGCTGGGCCTGTTCGAGCGCGACATCGAGGCGATCGCCGACGTCGTCCACGACGCCGGCGGGCTGCTGTACTACGACGGCGCGAACCTCAACGCCCTGCTGGGCCGCGCTCGCCCCGGGGACATGGGCTTCGACGTCATGCACTTCAACCTGCACAAGACGTTCGCGACGCCGCACGGCGGCGGCGGCCCCGGCGCCGGCCCCATCGGCGTGACCGAGGAGCTGGCCGAGTTCCTGCCGGCGCCGCAAGTGCGGGAGCGTGATGGCGAAGACGGATACGAACTGTCCGAGCCCGAGCGCTCCATCGGCAAGGTCCACGGGTTCCAGGGCAACTGGCAGGTGCTGCTGCGGGCCTACGGCTACGTCGCGCGACTGGGCGACGAGGGCCTGCGCGACACCAGCGCGAAGGCCGTGCTGAACGCCAACTACCTCGCCGAGCAGGTCGACTTCGAGGTACCGTTCGGTCCGTTCCACCACGAGTTCGTCGCCAGCGCGGGCGACCGCGACGCCGCCGACGTGGCCAAGCGCATGCTCGACTACGGCGTCCACCCGCCGACGACGAAGTGGCCGGAGATCGTCCCCGAGGCGCTGATGACCGAGCCCACGGAGGCCGAGTCGAAGCGAACGCTCGATCAACTGGCCGACGCGTTCGACGCCGTCGCGGCCGAGGACGACGAGACGCTGGCGGACGCGCCCGAGTCGACGGCCGCCCGGCGGATCGATCAGGTCGCCGCCGCCCGCGAGCCGCGACTCTCCTGGCACGCGCTGGAGTAG
- the gcvPA gene encoding aminomethyl-transferring glycine dehydrogenase subunit GcvPA, producing the protein MTDHSRAAGESRGTPYAPHTPEATAAMLSAVGADSEDELFDVPESVAFDGELGIEARSERAARRHVEGLLSRNDDLTEFLGRGHYDHYVPAVVDDLASRSEFLTSYTQYQPEIAQGFLQALFEYQSMLVELTGLDVANCSMYDAATALGEAATLSQRVRSVSGDRVLVPERLREGKRAVLENYADGPGVQVETYPTDDANADVEGLEAALDDDVAMVYAENPTVRGTIEERLGEIGDLADDYDALFCLGIDPVALALLEEPASVGADVVVGEADTLGVPAAYGTGHGLFVTREEYLRQVPGRLVGAAADDSGRRAYTLTLQTREQHIRRERATSNICTNQAWLALRTAIHAAWLGPDGLLDLAESCVTEARDLAERFDAVDGVRAPVHDRHHFREFVARTDRPAEAVRADLAEAGYAVHAVGEHEVQVCVTETAADDADGLVAAFEEVA; encoded by the coding sequence ATGACGGACCACTCACGCGCCGCGGGCGAGTCCCGCGGCACGCCGTACGCACCGCACACCCCCGAGGCCACGGCGGCGATGCTGTCCGCCGTCGGCGCCGACAGCGAGGACGAACTGTTCGACGTCCCCGAATCGGTGGCGTTCGACGGCGAGCTCGGCATCGAGGCCCGCTCGGAGCGGGCAGCGCGCCGGCACGTCGAGGGGCTGCTGTCCCGCAACGACGACCTGACGGAGTTCCTCGGCCGCGGCCACTACGACCACTACGTGCCGGCGGTCGTCGACGACCTGGCCAGTCGGTCGGAGTTCCTCACCTCGTACACCCAGTACCAGCCCGAAATCGCCCAGGGCTTCCTGCAGGCCCTGTTCGAGTACCAGTCGATGCTGGTCGAACTGACGGGCCTGGACGTGGCCAACTGCTCGATGTACGACGCCGCGACGGCGCTGGGCGAGGCGGCGACGCTCTCCCAGCGCGTTCGCTCGGTCTCCGGCGACCGCGTCCTCGTGCCGGAGCGCCTCCGCGAGGGCAAGCGCGCGGTGCTGGAGAACTACGCCGACGGCCCAGGTGTTCAGGTCGAGACCTACCCCACCGACGACGCCAACGCCGACGTCGAGGGGCTCGAAGCGGCCCTGGACGACGACGTCGCGATGGTCTACGCCGAGAACCCGACCGTCCGCGGGACGATCGAGGAGCGCCTCGGGGAGATCGGCGACCTGGCCGACGACTACGACGCGCTGTTCTGCCTGGGGATCGACCCCGTCGCGCTCGCCCTGCTGGAGGAACCCGCGAGCGTGGGCGCGGACGTCGTCGTCGGCGAGGCGGACACGCTGGGCGTCCCCGCGGCGTACGGCACCGGCCACGGCCTGTTCGTCACCCGCGAGGAGTACCTCCGGCAGGTCCCCGGCCGGCTGGTCGGGGCCGCGGCGGACGACAGCGGCCGGCGGGCGTACACGCTGACGCTCCAGACCCGGGAACAGCACATCCGCCGGGAGCGAGCCACGTCGAACATCTGCACGAACCAGGCCTGGCTCGCCCTGCGGACGGCGATTCACGCCGCCTGGCTCGGACCGGACGGGCTGCTCGACCTCGCGGAGTCCTGCGTGACGGAGGCCCGCGACCTGGCGGAGCGGTTCGACGCCGTCGACGGCGTCCGCGCGCCGGTCCACGACCGCCATCACTTCCGCGAGTTCGTCGCCCGGACCGACCGGCCCGCCGAGGCCGTCCGGGCGGACCTCGCCGAGGCCGGCTACGCGGTCCACGCCGTCGGAGAGCACGAGGTACAGGTCTGCGTCACGGAGACGGCGGCCGACGACGCCGACGGACTCGTCGCGGCGTTCGAAGAGGTGGCCTGA
- the gcvH gene encoding glycine cleavage system protein GcvH — translation MSFDVPDDCRYLESHEWVRLEDGAARIGVSDFAQDELGDVVFVELPAAGDELSRDEDFGVVESIKAVSDVYAPISGTVTAVNEALENEPELLNEDPYGEGWLVEVEPADEDELDELLSPEAYRDQIE, via the coding sequence ATGAGCTTCGACGTACCCGACGACTGCCGGTACCTGGAGTCCCACGAGTGGGTCCGCCTCGAGGACGGCGCGGCGAGGATCGGCGTCTCCGACTTCGCGCAGGACGAGCTCGGCGACGTGGTGTTCGTCGAGCTGCCGGCGGCGGGCGACGAGCTGAGCAGGGACGAGGACTTCGGCGTCGTGGAGTCGATCAAGGCCGTCTCGGACGTCTACGCCCCGATCTCGGGCACGGTGACGGCCGTCAACGAGGCGCTGGAGAACGAGCCGGAGCTGCTCAACGAGGATCCCTACGGCGAGGGATGGCTCGTCGAGGTCGAGCCGGCCGACGAGGACGAACTGGACGAGTTGCTCTCGCCAGAGGCGTACCGCGACCAGATCGAGTGA
- the gcvT gene encoding glycine cleavage system aminomethyltransferase GcvT: MSRETPLHAAHDAAGATFTDFGGWDMPVEFDSIRTEHAAVREACGRFDVSHMGEVVISGADAERLTQRLTTNDATALDPGEAHYAAATREDGVMLDDTVVYRLPEATDGEFLLVPNAGHDEEAVDRWEEYADEQGFDVSVDNRTAEYGLIALQGPDAPDLLADETDLDVDDMGRFEVTEGTVAGVDALVATTGYTGEAGFELFVPWNETGAVWDAFDVQRCGLGARDTLRLEMGFLLSGQDFDPEDEPRTPYEAGIDFVVKLDTEFVGRDALEQQYEEGPDEELVGLELIDRGVPREGYEVTTPDGEHLGHVTSGTMSPTLGDPIALAYLPSEYTSPDEIVRVVVRGEPKKARTSVPPFLNR, from the coding sequence ATGAGTAGAGAGACACCGCTCCACGCCGCGCACGACGCGGCCGGGGCGACGTTCACGGACTTCGGCGGCTGGGACATGCCGGTGGAGTTCGACTCGATCCGGACCGAGCACGCCGCCGTCCGCGAGGCGTGCGGCCGATTCGACGTCTCGCACATGGGCGAAGTGGTCATTTCTGGGGCTGACGCCGAGCGGCTGACCCAGCGGCTGACCACCAACGACGCGACCGCGCTCGACCCGGGCGAGGCCCACTACGCGGCCGCCACTCGCGAGGACGGGGTCATGCTCGACGACACCGTCGTCTACCGCCTCCCCGAGGCGACCGACGGCGAGTTCCTCCTCGTCCCCAACGCCGGCCACGACGAGGAGGCGGTCGACCGCTGGGAGGAGTACGCCGACGAGCAGGGCTTCGACGTGAGCGTCGACAACCGCACCGCGGAGTACGGGCTGATCGCCCTGCAGGGACCGGACGCCCCGGACCTGCTGGCCGACGAGACGGACCTCGACGTCGACGATATGGGCCGGTTCGAGGTGACCGAGGGCACCGTGGCCGGGGTCGACGCCCTGGTCGCGACCACGGGCTACACCGGCGAGGCCGGCTTCGAGCTGTTCGTCCCCTGGAACGAGACGGGGGCGGTCTGGGACGCGTTCGACGTCCAGCGCTGCGGGCTGGGCGCCCGCGACACCCTCCGCCTGGAGATGGGCTTCCTGCTCTCCGGACAGGACTTCGACCCCGAGGACGAGCCCCGGACGCCCTACGAGGCCGGGATCGACTTCGTCGTGAAGCTCGACACGGAGTTCGTCGGCCGCGACGCGCTGGAGCAGCAGTACGAGGAGGGGCCCGACGAGGAGCTCGTGGGGCTGGAACTGATCGACCGCGGCGTTCCCCGCGAGGGATACGAGGTGACGACGCCGGACGGCGAGCATCTCGGCCACGTCACGAGCGGGACGATGAGCCCGACGCTGGGCGACCCGATCGCGCTGGCCTACCTCCCGTCCGAGTACACCTCCCCCGACGAGATCGTCCGCGTGGTCGTCCGGGGCGAACCGAAGAAAGCACGTACGAGCGTGCCGCCCTTTCTGAACAGATGA
- a CDS encoding Gfo/Idh/MocA family protein — translation MSRYTVAVVGTGPDPANPTVESFAMGYRHAEAYRNHPDCELVACADIVPENAAAFAEEFGIDEGNVFEDYEAMAEAVEPDLVSVTVPPDVHEQVVVDLAETGVVDAVHCEKPMADTLAAAERMVDTCDELGVQLTFNRQRRFGKPFTEAKRLLEDGAIGDLRRVEIAWGDFFDTGAHTVDLAGMFNGEDPAEWVIAQLDYREEDRRFGVHQENQIWAQWRYENGVYGVMSTGEGTDFLDCAMSLRGSDGEIRIDVEGGPMLELRADGDERVVNVDGETMHATGDEEGRFGSRFHDRAVADVVEALSSGEESQLSGRIGLQTARVIFGGYESVRRRGRVDLPAEVRDNPFLDLVESGELSPEPADEE, via the coding sequence ATGAGCCGATACACCGTCGCCGTCGTCGGAACCGGTCCCGACCCCGCCAACCCGACAGTCGAGAGCTTCGCGATGGGCTATCGCCACGCCGAGGCCTACCGCAACCACCCCGACTGCGAACTGGTCGCGTGTGCGGACATCGTCCCCGAGAACGCGGCGGCCTTCGCCGAGGAGTTCGGCATCGACGAGGGCAACGTCTTCGAGGACTACGAGGCGATGGCCGAGGCCGTCGAACCCGACCTCGTCAGCGTCACCGTGCCCCCCGACGTCCACGAGCAGGTCGTCGTCGACCTGGCGGAGACGGGCGTCGTCGACGCCGTCCACTGCGAGAAGCCGATGGCCGACACCCTCGCGGCGGCCGAGCGGATGGTCGATACCTGCGACGAACTGGGCGTCCAGCTCACCTTCAACCGCCAGCGGCGCTTCGGGAAGCCCTTCACCGAGGCAAAGCGGCTGCTGGAGGACGGCGCGATCGGCGACCTCCGGCGCGTCGAGATCGCCTGGGGCGACTTCTTCGACACGGGCGCGCACACCGTCGACCTCGCGGGGATGTTCAACGGCGAGGACCCGGCGGAGTGGGTCATCGCCCAGCTGGACTACCGCGAGGAGGACCGCCGCTTCGGCGTCCACCAGGAGAACCAGATCTGGGCCCAGTGGCGCTACGAGAACGGCGTCTACGGCGTCATGTCAACGGGCGAGGGGACCGACTTCCTCGACTGCGCGATGTCGCTGCGCGGGTCCGACGGCGAGATTCGCATCGACGTGGAGGGCGGACCGATGCTCGAACTCCGGGCCGACGGTGACGAGCGGGTCGTCAACGTGGACGGCGAGACCATGCACGCCACCGGCGACGAGGAAGGCCGCTTCGGCTCTCGGTTCCACGACCGCGCCGTCGCGGACGTCGTCGAGGCGCTTTCCTCCGGCGAGGAGTCGCAGCTGAGCGGCCGGATCGGGCTCCAGACGGCCCGGGTCATCTTCGGCGGGTACGAGTCCGTCCGCCGCCGCGGGCGCGTCGACCTGCCGGCCGAGGTCCGGGACAACCCCTTCCTCGATCTGGTGGAGTCGGGCGAGCTGTCGCCCGAACCCGCTGACGAGGAGTAG
- a CDS encoding beta-glucosidase, which produces MEDATERSERVADLLDRLTLEEKVSLTHGAVDPEGNATGYVPGVDRLGIPELRLADGPLGVRTEKPATAFPASIALAATFEPELAHEQGRAMGREALARDQDVMLAPGLNLIRVPHNGRNFEYYSEDPVLSGRFAAGVVSGIQSEDVVATPKHFVANNQETHRAEVSAEVDERVLRELYLPAFRDAVEAGAGALMTAYNRINGTYASEHRHLLREVLKGEWDFEGFVMSDWFGTRHTVDAASGGLDLQMPGVTMAELQASDGTADVDGADDDEGDAAPGEGDNPPEGLDQFEDGMPDPDRGDYFRDELARLVESGEVPEARLDDMVARLLGQVERVGLLDGDRGEGSVDTPEHRALAERIAADGTVLLENDGVLPLSDDADVVLIGPNVDEAMLGGGGSSETEPVVLTSPVEGVEARADGEVTVERGHERVEGVTLLDAIMGGGEEDEDDEGDVDRDAAVEAAAAADVAVVFVRDTATEAADRDALSLPEEQDELVEAVAAANDRTVVAVSSSGPVELPWREDVAAVLQTWYPGQAHGDAVAAVLYGDEDPGGRLPVTFAPESDYPTADERRYPGVDREASYDEGLLVGYRHFDATGVDPTYPFGHGDSYAEFRYGDAEVTGDRTVHVDVANVSDRDGREVVQAYVAAPDAPDDLERPPRELAGFAAVEVPAGESETVELTLDESALGRYDGDEGWTIDDGEFTVHVGRTSRDLRDSVTIER; this is translated from the coding sequence ATGGAGGACGCAACCGAACGGAGCGAGCGGGTCGCGGACCTGCTCGACAGGCTGACGCTGGAGGAGAAGGTATCGCTCACTCACGGGGCGGTCGACCCGGAGGGCAACGCCACCGGCTACGTGCCCGGCGTCGATCGGCTGGGGATCCCGGAGCTGCGGCTGGCGGACGGCCCGCTGGGCGTCCGCACGGAGAAACCGGCGACCGCGTTTCCGGCCTCCATCGCGCTGGCGGCCACGTTCGAACCAGAACTCGCGCACGAGCAGGGGCGCGCGATGGGCCGGGAAGCGCTGGCCCGCGACCAGGACGTCATGCTCGCGCCGGGCCTGAACCTGATCCGCGTGCCGCACAATGGCCGAAACTTCGAGTACTACAGCGAGGACCCCGTCCTCTCCGGTCGCTTCGCCGCCGGCGTCGTCTCGGGGATCCAGTCCGAGGACGTGGTGGCGACGCCGAAGCACTTCGTCGCCAACAACCAGGAGACCCACCGCGCCGAGGTCAGCGCCGAGGTCGACGAGCGCGTCCTCCGGGAGCTGTACCTGCCGGCCTTCCGCGACGCGGTCGAGGCCGGCGCCGGCGCGCTCATGACGGCCTACAACCGGATCAACGGCACCTACGCCAGCGAGCACCGCCACCTCCTCCGGGAGGTGCTCAAGGGCGAGTGGGACTTCGAGGGGTTCGTCATGTCCGACTGGTTCGGCACCCGGCACACCGTCGACGCCGCCAGCGGCGGACTGGACCTCCAGATGCCTGGCGTCACGATGGCGGAGCTACAGGCCTCCGACGGGACGGCGGACGTGGACGGGGCGGACGACGACGAGGGCGACGCCGCCCCTGGCGAGGGCGACAACCCGCCGGAAGGCCTCGACCAGTTCGAGGACGGGATGCCCGACCCGGACCGCGGTGATTACTTCCGGGACGAACTTGCCCGCCTCGTCGAGTCGGGCGAGGTGCCCGAGGCGCGACTCGACGACATGGTCGCGCGCCTGCTGGGACAGGTCGAGCGCGTCGGCCTGCTCGACGGCGATCGCGGCGAGGGGAGCGTCGACACGCCCGAGCACCGCGCGCTCGCCGAGCGCATCGCCGCCGACGGGACGGTCCTGCTGGAGAACGACGGCGTCCTGCCGCTTTCCGACGACGCCGACGTGGTCCTGATCGGCCCGAACGTCGACGAGGCGATGCTCGGCGGCGGCGGGTCCTCGGAGACCGAACCGGTCGTCCTGACGTCCCCCGTCGAGGGCGTGGAGGCCCGCGCCGACGGCGAGGTTACCGTCGAGCGCGGCCACGAGCGGGTCGAGGGCGTGACGCTCCTCGACGCCATCATGGGCGGCGGCGAGGAGGACGAGGACGACGAAGGAGACGTCGACCGCGACGCCGCCGTCGAGGCCGCCGCTGCTGCCGACGTCGCAGTCGTCTTCGTGCGCGACACCGCGACGGAGGCGGCCGACCGCGACGCCCTCAGCCTGCCCGAGGAGCAGGACGAACTCGTCGAGGCCGTCGCCGCCGCGAACGACCGCACCGTCGTCGCCGTCAGCTCCAGCGGCCCGGTCGAGCTGCCCTGGCGCGAGGACGTCGCCGCCGTCCTCCAGACCTGGTACCCCGGCCAGGCCCACGGCGACGCCGTCGCCGCGGTGCTGTACGGCGACGAGGACCCCGGCGGCCGACTGCCCGTCACGTTCGCCCCCGAATCGGACTACCCGACCGCGGACGAGCGCCGCTATCCCGGCGTCGACCGCGAGGCCAGCTACGACGAGGGCCTGCTCGTCGGCTACCGCCATTTCGACGCCACCGGCGTCGACCCGACCTATCCCTTCGGCCACGGCGACTCGTACGCCGAGTTCCGCTACGGCGACGCCGAGGTCACCGGCGACCGGACGGTCCACGTCGACGTCGCAAACGTGAGCGACCGCGACGGCCGCGAGGTCGTCCAGGCCTACGTCGCCGCGCCCGACGCCCCCGACGACCTCGAACGACCGCCGCGGGAACTGGCCGGCTTCGCGGCCGTCGAGGTCCCCGCCGGCGAGTCCGAGACCGTCGAACTGACCCTCGACGAGAGCGCGCTGGGCCGCTACGACGGCGACGAGGGCTGGACGATCGACGACGGCGAGTTCACCGTCCACGTCGGCCGGACCTCCCGGGACCTCCGCGACAGCGTGACGATCGAGCGCTGA
- a CDS encoding ABC transporter permease: MLPTRSRETGGRDRLSIALLPGAVLLAYYLVPLAALVTARSPAAVLASLQSPDVIDAALTSVLSAAVSTGVAVAFGLPLAYWLARSEGPLAGLVTAVAVLPLVLPPVVSGMVLLTVVGPGTLLGSVGAGLGVPLTRSFPAVVLAQTFVASPFVVVTAKTAFEDVDARLEEVARTLGEDRLSTVRRVTLPLVRPSVLAGTTLAFARAIGEFGATLMLAYYPRTMPVQIWVAFTTRGLDAAFPVAVVLLGVALATIAVVQALDSNPLS, encoded by the coding sequence ATGCTCCCGACGCGCTCGCGTGAGACCGGCGGCCGGGACCGGCTCTCGATCGCGCTGCTCCCCGGCGCCGTGTTGCTGGCGTACTACCTCGTCCCGCTCGCCGCCCTCGTGACGGCGCGGTCCCCGGCCGCGGTGCTCGCGTCGCTGCAGTCGCCGGACGTGATCGACGCGGCTCTCACGTCCGTGCTCTCGGCCGCCGTGAGCACCGGCGTGGCCGTCGCGTTCGGGCTCCCGCTGGCGTACTGGCTCGCTCGCTCCGAGGGGCCGCTCGCCGGCCTCGTCACCGCCGTCGCCGTCCTGCCGCTGGTCCTCCCGCCGGTCGTCAGCGGGATGGTGCTGCTGACGGTCGTCGGCCCCGGCACGCTTCTGGGCAGCGTCGGCGCGGGCCTCGGCGTCCCCCTCACCCGGTCGTTCCCGGCGGTCGTCCTCGCGCAGACGTTCGTCGCGTCGCCGTTCGTCGTCGTCACCGCCAAGACGGCCTTCGAGGACGTCGACGCTCGACTCGAGGAGGTCGCCCGGACGCTCGGGGAGGACCGGTTGTCGACGGTTCGACGCGTCACGCTCCCGCTCGTCCGCCCGTCGGTCCTGGCCGGGACGACGCTCGCTTTCGCACGGGCCATCGGCGAGTTCGGCGCCACGCTCATGCTAGCGTACTACCCCCGCACCATGCCGGTTCAGATCTGGGTCGCGTTCACCACGCGGGGACTGGACGCGGCTTTCCCCGTCGCCGTCGTCCTGCTGGGTGTCGCGCTGGCGACGATCGCCGTGGTCCAGGCCCTCGACTCGAATCCGCTGTCCTGA